GGGTATTGATAAACCAGATATAAGAAGAATTATACATTATGGTTTTGCAAGATCATTAGAAGCATATGTACAACAAGTTGGAAGAGCAGGTAGAGATAATAGTGATGCTGAAGctatacttttttttcatattaatgatgaatccaaaattaaaaatattattctaAGAGAAAATACAGCtaataatttaatagaAACTAATTTTCAAAGAGTAGAACATATAgtacatatatttacacAAGCATCTGATTATGCTTATTCTACAGCATgtagaagaaaaaaaatatatgaatattttgaTGAAGAACCTTTAACATCATACGATATAGACATTTTTAATGATAAGCGGAATGAAGgtatatgttattatataaagaagtatgatatatatttatgtggGAAATGTGATAATTGTGTATATTGTctaaatttaataaaaaaaaaaaatggaattAAAACGAATaagataaataataataataatgataatagtaaaaatagtaataataataataataatagtaataataataatagtaatattatttgtacAAATGGTAGTAAGGAGTATTATCttgataatgatataaaaaaagaaacaagCTTAAAATCACTCAcatgttattatatttcctCATCTTCGaattcttctttttcatcatatatttttgataaCGTTGTTGATTTAACGAATGAATTGAAAACACTTCTAAATTGTATCTCTTCGTTAAAAGGGAAAACAGGATTATCTACTGTATGCAAAATATTGGTAAAAAGTAAAGAATCTTctataattaaaaaaaattatcataatattaaagaatATGGTAAAGGAGCACATAAATCTACAAATTGGTGGTCGTCTTTTATGAAAGTAGTAAGAAATGATAAGTTTATAAAAGAAACATTAAATTGTGGAAAAGAAATGTGTTATATAAGTATAAGTGTAACTGACAAAGGAGAAGAATTCATACAAagtaaagaaaaatatattatagcATTACcattctttttaaataccTCACCTAAATCTTCCAATActagaaataaaaaaacgAAAAAAGTTACTTATAATAAgtatagtaataataaagaaacCAAACATGAGaataatacatatgaatataaagataaagaTAAAGATAATGTTAATGATTATAGTAAGGATATTTATGATCTGGAtgattataaatatgatgatCATCACGTTTCAAGTAAAATCaaacaacaacaacaaaaaaaaaaacataataataataataataataatattagaGATATGTATTTTAACGATATAGATGCTGAATATGATAAATctattcataatattaataaaaatttgaGCTATATAACTATCGAATCAGGAGatgaaaaaggaaataccaattgtattattaataaaaaaaatatttataataataacgaaaatataaatagaGATACTAATTTTGAAAAaacacataaaaataatatagataaatatgaatatatagAAAGTTACCCAAAGCAAAAGAAcaataataagaataataatattcaaattaataagaataaatatgaatattttaatatagataaaaatgatttctctataaaagaaaatagATATActaaagaagaaaaaatattatcggatgaagaaattaatgattctattatgaaaatattattaagaaCAAGAATGTTAGAAGCaagaaaacaaaatatacCACCTTTTCAATTAATATCTGATCAACcattaaaagatatatgttataaaagATTAACATCTGTAGAATTAATTAGGAaacatgtatataatatttctcCAATATGTCCAAATGCTTTTCTAGAAAAAATCGTATCAGGTATTAGAGGATTTTGTTTATTACATGatttaaaaacaaatattttaaatcTGAATATTTATAACCCCAATCATAACAATTCTCCAACACCCATCAGTGCAAAAACATCGACACTTCaaaattttgaaaatttaatttcttcttatcattattatgatagaaataaaaatgcACCACTTGAAAAAAGTGGAAGTAAtgaaacatataattatgaacaTTATACAGGTACGGAACGTAAATGTAAACATTTTGTTACTcaagaagaagaagaagaagaagaagaagaaaaaaaaaaaaaatataatcatGCGGACATTTCAAGTATGAGTAgacataataatatgtatgaacaaa
This is a stretch of genomic DNA from Plasmodium reichenowi strain SY57 chromosome 14, whole genome shotgun sequence. It encodes these proteins:
- a CDS encoding ATP-dependent DNA helicase, putative; translation: MLKFLNVKSPVVSSDVDEITDDSDRGDVSYTLEELRMKMEITQKKHFGYKNLKDFQVEAVHATFHKKDSFIVMATGMGKSLCYQIPSLMDVSRKKFTIVISPLISLMKDQVDNLNRKRISSVFLGSGQKMNNNKILNEIKHGIYKIVYCSPEYALNNKDLFILLKNRILLIAIDEVHCMSEWGHDFRPSYRKLNELRIILKEIPIMCLTATCTKNVQSDILKNLNFDLQNCLIKRSSVNKKNLFYSVREKTDIYQDLKDILDIPLKESIERTKKFIDNSKICSYNSTLIYVNSKKECESVYSFLKEKGLLVLMYHADLTNDQKKEAHEKFLKDEIQIIVATVAFGMGIDKPDIRRIIHYGFARSLEAYVQQVGRAGRDNSDAEAILFFHINDESKIKNIILRENTANNLIETNFQRVEHIVHIFTQASDYAYSTACRRKKIYEYFDEEPLTSYDIDIFNDKRNEGICYYIKKYDIYLCGKCDNCVYCLNLIKKKNGIKTNKINNNNNDNSKNSNNNNNNSNNNNSNIICTNGSKEYYLDNDIKKETSLKSLTCYYISSSSNSSFSSYIFDNVVDLTNELKTLLNCISSLKGKTGLSTVCKILVKSKESSIIKKNYHNIKEYGKGAHKSTNWWSSFMKVVRNDKFIKETLNCGKEMCYISISVTDKGEEFIQSKEKYIIALPFFLNTSPKSSNTRNKKTKKVTYNKYSNNKETKHENNTYEYKDKDKDNVNDYSKDIYDLDDYKYDDHHVSSKIKQQQQKKKHNNNNNNNIRDMYFNDIDAEYDKSIHNINKNLSYITIESGDEKGNTNCIINKKNIYNNNENINRDTNFEKTHKNNIDKYEYIESYPKQKNNNKNNNIQINKNKYEYFNIDKNDFSIKENRYTKEEKILSDEEINDSIMKILLRTRMLEARKQNIPPFQLISDQPLKDICYKRLTSVELIRKHVYNISPICPNAFLEKIVSGIRGFCLLHDLKTNILNLNIYNPNHNNSPTPISAKTSTLQNFENLISSYHYYDRNKNAPLEKSGSNETYNYEHYTGTERKCKHFVTQEEEEEEEEEKKKKYNHADISSMSRHNNMYEQKNNMNDHTYDLHKYTYNNKIDEHNNITYDYGYIPKNTLIQNKNSVTDQNTISMSDINSENNMVYNNHIYNKNDSIITNYNSTTENIYSVQNEFYRKKTNIIDDNNIGDDTYNININDNYHANDVLLTKAILKDGPTKKHDDIFSNFCYKHDENETGVQGNVTHVNKDINKSHQENKNDITFLQNNINQHTNNMIHNVKDVKNNLSALYDDDDFKFINQIQTLGLHEQNSKEENNNQNRLRNEHVHIIPNYNLYQQENTQNENEKRKININIKQEDQNIYTKRSPCLTNPNQHNVNNMHNIHLKENDIPNYDYTNQNVHQSNQKKNDSYEEKKKKFNFIESFSYNNNNNNQEDKKRVNNLDILDQFVYKDVKKRKT